The Pyrenophora tritici-repentis strain M4 chromosome 2, whole genome shotgun sequence genome window below encodes:
- a CDS encoding SPS1, Serine-threonine protein kinase, with translation MATDVGANEAVDPNTLYTKQECIGGGSFGKVYKGLDRRTGHTVAIKVIDVENAEDEVDDIMGEIMILSGMNSPYVTKYFGSYLAGSDLWIVMEFCSGGSCADLMKPGPIAEAEIAVILKELLMGLTYLHDDNKLHRDIKAANILVGASGQVKLADFGVSGQLSATMTKKNTFVGTPFWMAPEVIKQSGYDGKADIWSLGITALELANGEPPYADIHPMKVLFLIPKNPPPALNGNFSPAFKEFVDLCLRKDPRERPNAKQLLQTNFIRKAGKPARLQELISRYQDWKVRHPKEAAESDDEATPVKRKDPVNEDLWDFGTVRPVGGGRGPALAPMNDSGANARNISPQRKPVSQQRSGYGDENDDTIRESMPPSPTKRLTPLQTHGSPGGSVKTAARVPLPASPEKRAVPSFPQPAAELPRKSPVPALFSPPPNRGLVTPTKLQGPQQARRHTPLQHTYDEFVQREIATDIKNLEITPQQRIPTPSRASVLPQMSIPEIPPFRGTSTSPGHNNSHNNQPPKALQSPIRSQHQIAMPSQAQKPLPPLTGQQELPSLAGQKPLPSPQDNFSPLGSSSKLRPDSASSSDPFGGPTSDQRSQPRPQAAQASPPAPPPHGAKPTAMSRGSFGRPKPTSNHPSLLQSLGSPTAPVEITALTGVVVPALEAALSRRIYHLNLKNKQESAHSLDDPQGFIERRRQRQECHDKVTRLVNEIRGKFEELDRWDEKGEVGMGGEVAGFLEGFLEEVLVRVEPADD, from the exons ATGGCGACCGACGTGGGCGCGAACGAAGCCGTCGACCCGAATACGCTCTACACCAAACAGGAATGCATAGGCGGCGGCAGCTTTGGCAAAGTCTACAAGGGCCTTGACCGGCGGACTGGCCACACGGTCGCCATCAAAGTCATCGACGTAGAGAATGCCGAAGACGAGGTCGATGACATTATGGGCGAGATCATGATTCTCTCGGGCATGAACTCGCCATATGTCACAAAATACTTTGGATCGTACCTGGCCGGCTCCGACCTGTGGATTGTCATGGAGTTCTGCTCAGGCGGGAGCTGCGCCGACTTGATGAAGCCAGGCCCTATAGCAGAGGCCGAAATTGCTGTCATATTGAAGGAGCTGCTGATGGGACTGACATATCTGCACGACGACAACAAGCTGCACCGAGACATCAAGG CTGCAAATATCCTCGTTGGCGCGAGTGGGCAGGTCAAACTCGCAGATTTTGGCGTCTCAGGGCAACTCTCAGCGACCATGACCAAGAAGAACACATTCGTCGGCACACCGTTCTGGATGGCCCCGGAGGTCATTAAGCAGTCTGGATACGATGGAAAGGCCGACATCTGGTCTCTTGGAATCACTGCACTCGAGCTGGCCAACGGCGAGCCTCCGTATGCCGACATTCACCCTATGAAGGTCCTCTTTCTCATTCCCAAGAACCCGCCACCAGCCCTAAACGGCAACTTTTCGCCTGCGTTCAAGGAGTTTGTCGATCTTTGTCTTCGCAAAGACCCTAGAGAGAGACCAAATGCAAAGCAACTCCTCCAGACAAACTTTATCCGCAAAGCTGGCAAGCCAGCTCGCCTGCAAGAACTCATCTCAAGATACCAGGATTGGAAAGTTAGACATCCAAAGGAGGCTGCCGAATCAGACGATGAGGCTACTCCTGTAAAGAGGAAGGACCCAGTCAACGAAGATCTGTGGGATTTCGGTACAGTGCGACCTGTTGGGGGTGGTAGAGGGCCAGCTCTAGCCCCCATGAATGATTCTGGAGCAAATGCGAGAAACATCTCACCACAGCGGAAACCGGTTTCCCAACAAAGGAGTGGCTACGGCGATGAGAACGATGATACAATTAGGGAGAGCATGCCACCTTCTCCTACCAAACGCCTGACACCTCTCCAGACCCACGGTTCGCCAGGCGGCTCAGTAAAAACTGCTGCAAGAGTGCCGCTACCAGCATCTCCAGAAAAGAGGGCTGTCCCGTCCTTTCCACAGCCAGCAGCAGAGCTACCACGCAAATCGCCTGTTCCCGCCCTTTTTTCTCCACCACCAAACAGAGGACTGGTTACTCCAACCAAACTGCAGGGTCCCCAACAAGCGAGACGGCACACGCCGCTTCAACACACATATGATGAGTTTGTTCAACGAGAGATTGCTACAGATATAAAGAACCTAGAGATTACACCGCAACAACGAATCCCAACGCCGAGCCGAGCTTCAGTCCTGCCACAAATGTCCATACCCGAGATCCCCCCGTTTCGTGGGACTTCCACAAGTCCTGGACATAACAACTCACACAATAACCAGCCACCGAAAGCGCTCCAGAGTCCCATTAGATCACAACACCAGATCGCAATGCCCTCACAGGCACAAAAGCCTTTACCACCACTGACCGGCCAACAAGAACTACCTTCTTTAGCAGGACAGAAGCCTCTTCCTTCACCACAGGACAATTTCTCTCCCCTTGGCTCTAGTTCTAAGTTACGGCCTGACTCTGCATCTTCAAGCGATCCCTTTGGTGGTCCAACATCTGATCAGAGGTCACAACCCCGGCCACAGGCCGCGCAGGCATCCCCTCCTGCCCCACCGCCACACGGTGCTAAACCTACTGCCATGAGTCGTGGTTCGTTTGGCCGTCCCAAGCCTACATCAAACCACCCGAGTCTTCTTCAGTCTCTAGGCTCACCAACGGCACCTGTTGAGATTACGGCACTTACTGGTGTGGTTGTTCCAGCCCTGGAAGCTGCCCTTTCGCGCCGTATCTACCATCTTAATTTGAAGAACAAGCAAGAATCAGCACATTCGTTAGACGACCCACAAGGCTTCATCGAGCGTAGGCGTCAGCGGCAGGAATGCCACGATAAGGTTACGCGGCTGGTGAACGAGATCAGGGGGAAGTTTGAGGAGCTGGACCGGTGGGATGAGAAGGGTGAGGTAGGCATGGGCGGAGAGGTTGCGGGGTTTCTTGAAGGATTTCTTGAGGAGGTACTTGTTCGAGTCGAGCCAGCCGATGATTAG
- a CDS encoding Xan-ur-permease multi-domain protein, which yields MGFIERNKAALNDKVAASFVGRYFHLDGSGHANAIKNARFTTELRAGLTTFFTMAYIIAVNASVLTDSGATCVCKDPVDPTCLKNEEYSLCLLEINRDFITATAAIAALGSFLMGMMANLPVALAPAMGLNAYLAYQMVGFHGTGPIDYRVAMTAVFVEGFIFVALSLAGIRQWLARIIPASIKVACGAGIGLFLTLIGLSYSAGLGAITGAKATPLELGGCPSEYLDPETGMCLSHKATNPTMWLGFLVGGVFTALLMTYKVRGSMIVGIALVSFFSWPRDTSITYFPRTLVGDSRFDFFKNVVGFHPIQNTLLAQNWDLSNVGGQFILAVFTMLYVDILDATGTLYSMARFSGVVDPDTGDFPRSTLAYSADAISISIGSLFGSSPVTAFVESGAGIQEGGRTGITAITTGICFFISLFFAPIFASIPPWATGGALILVGCMMMRGVLAINWNYPGDSIPAFVTLMFMPFSYSIAYGLIAGIMCYAIINTTTWFLATISGGRLLPPDYDNKEYWSFRSDSPRAQPWFIRALKGDKQFWRPQDTTSFELESTETHQPKA from the exons ATGGGGTTTATTGAACGGAACAAGGCGGCTCTGAACGACAAGGTCGCTGCGTCCTTTGTTGGCAGATACTTCCATCTCGATGGTTCAGGTCAT GCCAATGCCATCAAGAATGCACGATTCACCACTGAATTGCGGGCTGGTTTGACGACGTTTTTCACCATGGCCTACATCATCGCCGTAAAT GCCTCAGTTCTCACTGACTCGGGTGCTACGTGTGTCTGTAAAGACCCTGTTGACCCAACATGCCTCAAGAACGAAGAATATTCTCTTTGCCTCCTTGAGATCAACCGCGACTTTATCACTGCAACTGCTGCAATCGCAGCGCTTGGATCATTCCTCATGGGCATGATGGCGAACCTGCCCGTTGCGCTTGCACCCGCCATGGGATTGAACGCCTATCTAGCATACCAGATGGTGGGTTTCCACGGCACCGGCCCAATCGACTACCGTGTTGCTATGACTGCGGTATTTGTGGAAGGCTTCATCTTCGTTGCACTTTCGCTCGCTGGCATCCGTCAATGGCTCGCTCGCATCATCCCTGCTTCCATCAAGGTAGCCTGTGGCGCAGGAATTGGCCTCTTCCTCACCTTGATCGGCCTCTCCTACTCTGCTGGACTCGGTGCCATCACAGGGGCCAAAGCTACCCCACTTGAGCTGGGAGGTTGCCCGTCTGAATACCTTGACCCGGAAACGGGTATGTGTCTTTCGCACAAGGCGACAAATCCCACCATGTGGCTCGGTTTCCTTGTTGGCGGTGTCTTCACTGCTCTGCTGATGACTTACAAAGTCCGTGGATCTATGATTGTAGGCATCGCACTGGTATCGTTCTTCTCTTGGCCTCGTGATACCTCCATTACATACTTCCCACGCACATTGGTAGGAGACAGTCGCTTCGATTTCTTCAAGAACGTAGTCGGTTTCCATCCTATCCAGAACACACTTCTGGCACAGAACTGGGATTTGTCCAATGTGGGAGGTCAGTTCATCTTGGCGGTCTTCACCATGCTTTATGTCGACATCCTCGACGCTACCGGTACTCTGTACTCAATGGCTCGATTTTCCGGTGTCGTAGACCCTGATACTGGCGACTTTCCCCGCAGTACCCTCGCCTATAGCGCTGATGCCATCTCCATCTCTATCGGCTCCCTTTTTGGATCGTCCCCAGTGACTGCTTTCGTCGAGTCTGGT GCTGGTATCCAAGAAGGCGGTCGCACAGGTATAACAGCTATCACAACAGGCATATGCTTCTtcatctctctcttctttGCCCCTATATTTGCCTCCATTCCTCCCTGGGCTACGGGTGGTGCTCTCATACTAGTCGGATGCATGATGATGCGCGGTGTCCTGGCCATCAACTGGAACTACCCCGGTGACTCGATCCCAGCCTTCGTCACACTCATGTTTATGCCTTTCTCGTATTCCATCGCGTATGGTCTCATTGCTGGCATCATGTGCTACGCCATTATCAACACTACTACTTGGTTTCTTGCTACCATCTCTGGTGGACGCCTACTTCCTCCCGATTACGATAACAAGGAATACTGGAGCT TCAGGTCAGATTCCCCACGCGCTCAGCCCTGGTTCATCCGGGCGTTGAAAGGCGACAAGCAGTTCTGGAGACCCCAGGATACCACTTCTTTCGAGCTAGAGTCTACTGAGACTCACCAGCCCAAGGCTTGA
- a CDS encoding Methyltransf-11 domain containing protein, translating to MNTMFPTFDVPPQHSETVGARKARRAKQEETARRSSTATSRSSGSANSTASKRQDGASSSDSRTEGKSGFGGWFGKNSKKGIQEISPLANDKPTSHPKDLMIELDTPPDEGPAPRTAPLDTDEHVFRRPQSHHSEREPFAIPPQRLAPPLTPLPTPPATRYSPFPMSDRASQYSTQSRSSSNPASVAQSNNSVFSGSSGYETALSEDSHHDPRYSVTSPKHHRLNEAPVFEPVERGSRTGSRHSSERDQSTKAAQSPFARALSKMQSASTRIISTRLSEEWDGLEDDDSYQEIVFEKRLWALTAYQRLTQNKPLQSPAHELLSDSRPEDQRRILHIHGSLADGWVLASRYPMATVYTLSSIKSHPVTQYSAPLNHHLLYAPSLSSPTPFPDGYFDAIISRSVATSLRHDEWAQSFFDSMRILKPGGHIEILAVDAHMSREGPKLSAWVDEHLSCRLEAQGVSKQPSDTVLDTMEIVGLENIRRARIALPAQPPKAMAKVAPAQSHTFGTTIPAPTPQDTLDTSRMMAFLGRLMYQGSYNNYMHAEQGDEWFWSRKDIREECDHYKTKLVLTIACAQKPYDGHGMETYLDI from the exons ATGAATACCATGTTTCCGACCTTTGACGTTCCTCCTCAGCACTCCGAGACCGTAGGAGCTCGCAAAGCAAGAAGAGCGAAACAAGAGGAAACTGCTCGACGATCTTCCACAGCAACCTCGCGCTCCTCGGGAAGTGCGAATAGCACAGCCAGCAAACGTCAAGATGGAGCAAGTTCATCAGACTCCAGGACCGAAGGAAAGAGCGGGTTTGGAGGCTGGTTTGGAAAAAATAGCAAGAAAGGCATCCAGGAGATCTCACCGCTAGCGAATGACAAACCCACATCGCATCCAAAAGACCTGATGATAGAATTGGATACGCCACCTGACGAAGGACCAGCACCACGGACTGCTCCCTTGGATACAGATGAACATGTGTTTCGAAGACCACAGTCACATCATTCTGAACGGGAACCTTTTGCTATTCCGCCGCAGCGTCTCGCTCCACCTTTGACTCCGCTGCCTACTCCTCCTGCGACTCGTTACAGCCCGTTTCCCATGTCAG ATAGAGCATCCCAGTACTCCACACAGTCGCGCTCATCATCGAACCCGGCCAGTGTTGCTCAATCAAACAACAGTGTCTTCTCGGGCTCGTCTGGCTACGAGACAGCTCTCTCAGAAGACAGTCATCATGATCCTCGCTATTCTGTTACATCACCCAAGCATCATCGGCTCAATGAGGCGCCAGTGTTTGAGCCAGTGGAACGGGGCTCCCGGACTGGAAGTAGACATAGCAGTGAACGCGACCAAAGTACCAAAGCAGCCCAATCACCATTCGCTCGCGCTTTGTCGAAGATGCAGAGTGCTAGCACGCGCATAATCTCCACACGTTTGAGTGAAGAATGGGATGGCTTGGAGGATGATGACAGCTATCAAGAGATAGTGTTTGAGAAACGGCTATGGGCACTTACAGCATATCAACGCCTAACCCAAAATAAGCCCCTACAGTCGCCTGCCCACGAATTGCTTAGTGATAGTCGGCCGGAGGATCAGAGAAGAATATTGCATATACATGGGTCTTTAG CTGATGGCTGGGTGCTTGCAAGTCGCTACCCCATGGCAACCGTATACACACTATCTTCGATCAAGAGTCACCCTGTCACACAATATTCTGCACCTCTGAATCATCACTTACTTTATGCGCCTTCACTTTCGTCACCAACGCCCTTTCCAGATGGCTATTTCGACGCCATAATCTCACGCTCCGTTGCAACCAGTCTTCGACACGATGAATGGGCACAGTCTTTTTTTGACAGCATGCGAATACTCAAGCCAGGCGGGCATATTGAGATACTCGCAGTGGATGCGCACATGAGCCGCGAAGGGCCCAAGTTGTCAGCATGGGTTGACGAGCACTTATCATGCAGATTGGAGGCACAAGGCGTGAGCAAGCAACCTTCAGACACGGTATTAGATACTATGGAGATTGTAGGGTTGGAAAATATCCGTCGCGCGCGTATAGCACTTCCAGCGCAACCACCCAAGGCCATGGCCAAGGTCGCACCTGCTCAGTCACATACCTTTGGTACCACCATACCAGCCCCCACACCCCAAGATACCCTAGATACGTCAAGAATGATGGCTTTCTTGGGTCGTCTCATGTATCAAGGCTCATACAACAATTATATGCACGCAGAGCAGGGCGATGAGTGGTTCTGGTCGCGCAAGGACATTCGAGAAGAGTGCGATCACTACAAGACGAAGTTGGTGCTTACTATCGCATGCGCTCAGAAACCTTATGATGGACACGGCATGGAGACTTATCTGGACATTTAA
- a CDS encoding Herpes-BLLF1 multi-domain protein, giving the protein MAVVPEMGRRGSLGSENTSRISLPYPSHSKTYAKESIYARDPNEKRKSAFTPEPTDVDASPGKDDEQPQQPSRAPPPPPRAPPSPPLTATTSADLRKTASVNSMRRRDSESVAREMEDGRRSVESGTHMTSHAGPRVASRSSIREESDDYDGTDLTSTTGSQPSTIRAKSPPRTKTASPSNTRPSGRTSAPSRSSTPGRTSTPARTSTPVKTKTRAPSEYTLDSEATSVLQDHQPHRRTSSPSHSEASPSSVVDSSPRTPTQHSVLPSVVSSVKDGPSMIEVITDPMSRTHSVDPSYAQSPMTPPPPPPPPAMMDAPRVDYLLQNGGLAKAIPRSLLAAIDGVPASTYSQYTTPRLSGAQAHDVRSFFKPLQNVLNSYNTVMDTSGSLAVATGYRSVARRLLDRLENVFARNISSEHCECIMCFENPVVEDSAGVNWGEILELVSGRCELPTWPPYEEGLGPGLGISSDLEAPCQRIDVDVPEQYREHYEKQSKKTKVAVQSWLSDQQETVPEDADDETLTFIMLTRLEQPQRPLFYALLWGLEKLPNPRTQKPDTGTPPYLAKAGLALQRLYRLYSPPRDQLVVMYLIRHPDMHNMLATLAAVTKHEWEILVSGRFDGFLWSGVEDLPDMNGTPSRTGSRAGQRPTDGPQRFASPFGPNRYGTPSPYSRPGSVRPPGGAPVQIDEETEIAVLGEIEREIYLGMEAMEDAFEQLHNQAEAVRRRLRERAAALSMVAQQRRGAGMDGIEVRTDTPANLRDPDEGIDDLRSEVGPDDSASNVSHNRRRKAHRARERRTPAPVEEESEEEIALAERIRRRF; this is encoded by the coding sequence ATGGCCGTTGTGCCCGAGATGGGACGACGTGGTTCGTTGGGCTCGGAAAACACGTCGAGGATCAGCTTGCCGTACCCCTCGCACTCCAAGACATACGCAAAGGAGAGCATCTATGCCCGCGACCCCAACGAGAAGAGAAAGTCGGCATTTACGCCAGAACCCACCGATGTGGATGCCTCGCCTGGCAAGGACGACGAACAGCCACAGCAGCCCAGCCGCGCACCACCTCCACCGCCGCGCGCACCGCCGAGCCCGCCCCTCACAGCGACTACGAGCGCCGACTTGAGGAAGACGGCCAGTGTAAACAGCATGCGACGGCGGGACTCGGAGTCGGTTGCCCGGGAAATGGAGGATGGCCGCCGCAGTGTAGAGAGCGGCACGCACATGACATCGCATGCAGGTCCCCGCGTCGCATCGCGCTCCAGCATCAGAGAAGAGAGTGACGATTACGATGGCACTGACCTCACTTCCACCACTGGCTCTCAGCCCAGCACTATACGTGCAAAGTCGCCCCCAAGGACCAAGACGGCGAGCCCATCGAACACCCGACCATCAGGCAGGACATCAGCACCGAGCAGGTCGTCAACCCCCGGTCGAACTTCCACACCAGCCAGGACGTCGACACCAGTCAAGACCAAGACGAGGGCACCCTCAGAATACACATTGGACTCAGAGGCCACTTCAGTGCTCCAGGATCACCAACCCCATCGTCGAACTTCATCGCCCTCACATTCCGAAGCCTCGCCCTCGTCGGTTGTTGATTCATCACCGCGCACGCCAACTCAGCATTCCGTCCTGCCCTCGGTAGTATCCTCTGTCAAAGATGGACCGTCCATGATTGAGGTCATCACAGATCCCATGTCGCGCACGCACTCGGTGGATCCAAGCTATGCTCAATCACCCATGACTCCACCACCTCCGCCACCCCCTCCGGCCATGATGGACGCCCCTCGAGTCGACTATCTGCTGCAGAATGGTGGGCTTGCCAAAGCAATCCCTCGAAGTCTGCTAGCAGCCATTGATGGAGTCCCCGCGTCTACCTACTCCCAGTACACTACGCCACGACTATCTGGCGCACAAGCGCACGATGTCCGATCCTTTTTCAAGCCACTGCAAAATGTCCTCAATAGCTACAATACCGTCATGGACACGAGCGGTTCGTTGGCCGTGGCCACTGGCTATCGCTCGGTTGCACGTCGCCTCCTTGATCGCCTAGAGAATGTCTTTGCCCGCAACATATCTTCCGAGCATTGTGAGTGTATCATGTGCTTTGAAAACCCCGTCGTAGAGGATTCAGCGGGTGTGAATTGGGGAGAGATCCTGGAACTGGTTTCTGGACGCTGCGAATTGCCGACCTGGCCACCCTACGAAGAAGGCCTAGGGCCCGGCCTGGGCATATCATCGGACCTGGAAGCACCGTGCCAGCGGATCGACGTCGACGTACCAGAACAGTACCGCGAGCATTACGAAAAGCAATCCAAAAAGACCAAGGTCGCTGTGCAGTCTTGGCTATCAGATCAGCAAGAGACGGTCCCTGAAGATGCCGACGACGAGACTCTGACGTTCATAATGCTAACACGCCTGGAACAGCCACAACGGCCATTGTTCTATGCCCTACTGTGGGGCTTGGAAAAACTTCCTAATCCGCGCACACAGAAGCCTGATACTGGTACCCCACCATACTTGGCAAAGGCTGGACTCGCATTGCAGCGTCTTTACCGACTTTACAGTCCGCCACGAGACCAATTGGTAGTCATGTATCTCATCCGCCATCCAGACATGCACAACATGCTTGCTACGCTCGCAGCTGTTACCAAGCACGAATGGGAGATTCTCGTTTCGGGACGATTTGACGGTTTTCTGTGGTCTGGCGTCGAAGATCTGCCTGACATGAACGGGACCCCTTCCCGAACGGGTTCAAGGGCTGGTCAGAGACCCACAGATGGGCCACAGCGCTTTGCATCCCCGTTCGGCCCCAATCGATATGGTACCCCGAGCCCATACTCTCGACCCGGTTCCGTCCGTCCTCCAGGTGGTGCGCCAGTGCAGATCGACGAGGAGACGGAGATCGCCGTACTTGGCGAGATCGAGCGAGAAATCTATCTCGGAATGGAAGCAATGGAAGACGCGTTTGAGCAGCTCCATAACCAAGCCGAGGCGGTACGTCGACGCCTACGCGAGCGCGCTGCAGCGTTGTCAATGGTAGCACAGCAACGAAGGGGTGCCGGTATGGATGGCATTGAAGTCAGGACTGATACGCCTGCTAATCTCCGCGACCCCGACGAGGGGATTGATGATCTGAGAAGTGAGGTTGGGCCCGATGATTCGGCGAGTAATGTCAGCCACAATAGGAGAAGGAAGGCACATCGTGCGAGAGAGAGACGGACGCCAGCACCAGTCGAGGAGGAGAGTGAGGAAGAAATTGCGCTTGCGGAAAGGATACGTCGACGGTTCTAG
- a CDS encoding Zn-finger protein, translated as MATRAITPTPTGPFAAPNRPTTPGSAARNAHSGATFGTHLTKSPRGLSPRPSPQPLTGTAALADERRFREQTSRQTSPNPAVAALQSLNGSMQPMSYTPDAPHDSAHANQKADKVTKPLIIPDHANVTGDNMQTSPVSLSSFGDGDAPHAPGGAAVEGNTSSAGNTGREGAPQHPQQHHQHHHQLIAPNPGDNPGNRAFTFPGPLPPEPDPRAPARQMSLPGYGQNTPKSPSTKRHKCPYCSTDFTRHHNLKSHLLTHSQEKPYECPTCQARFRRLHDLKRHTKLHTGERPHTCYKCGRRFARGDALARHNKGQGGCAGRRSSFGIDDDLGDGKGDEGMDGVIYTGEPDGEGDDDDDGRRVSEPARKRQNTGNSTQGSYHQHSSTYPPIAANRSSSTQNNLRPYYPGSSAQPTNVSPKAAPSSISSIHNANTQPNVFAQGGMTESPRPLSPGQQEQHRLGAPENSLPGSRSPSLSHHIHQQNYARGRGTPPIGLAPPGATNGPHLPSLPGLSPMPPKQGSQGGKSNGPSMLQHQTMAAPGSSSQPGSMSSHGGSGSSMREVLSNQVDVWQYVREIETRMARMEKEHNEKISTLQNEITTLRAQLAQQHVNNTQGQQGH; from the coding sequence ATGGCTACGCGGGCAATCACGCCGACGCCCACCGGCCCATTCGCTGCACCCAACCGGCCCACCACGCCGGGCTCTGCAGCGCGCAATGCTCACAGTGGAGCGACGTTTGGAACCCATCTCACAAAGTCGCCCCGCGGCCTGTCGCCGCGGCCCTCGCCCCAGCCGCTCACCGGAACAGCTGCCCTCGCAGATGAGCGCCGCTTCCGAGAACAAACGTCGAGGCAGACGAGCCCCAATCCTGCTGTTGCTGCGCTGCAGAGCCTCAATGGAAGCATGCAGCCCATGAGCTACACCCCAGACGCCCCGCACGACAGCGCACATGCAAACCAAAAGGCCGACAAGGTCACCAAGCCGCTCATCATCCCCGACCATGCAAACGTCACGGGCGACAACATGCAGACGAGCCCAGTTAGCCTGTCGAGCTTCGGCGACGGGGACGCGCCACACGCGCCCGGCGGTGCTGCTGTCGAAGGAAATACGTCTTCCGCTGGCAACACAGGTCGGGAAGGGGCGCCCCAGCATCCCCAGCAGCACCATCAACATCATCACCAGCTCATTGCACCAAACCCAGGCGACAACCCAGGCAACCGTGCCTTTACGTTTCCAGGGCCGTTGCCCCCAGAGCCGGACCCGCGTGCCCCAGCACGGCAGATGAGCCTGCCTGGATATGGCCAAAACACGCCCAAATCGCCTTCGACCAAGCGTCACAAATGCCCATACTGCTCCACCGACTTTACGCGACACCACAACCTCAAAAGCCATCTTCTAACACACAGCCAAGAGAAGCCGTACGAATGTCCCACCTGCCAAGCCCGTTTCCGTCGTTTGCATGATTTGAAACGCCACACGAAACTGCATACTGGCGAGCGTCCCCATACATGCTACAAGTGTGGCCGCAGGTTCGCACGTGGCGATGCGCTTGCGCGCCATAACAAGGGTCAAGGTGGCTGTGCGGGGCGCCGCTCTAGCTTCGGCATCGACGACGACCTTGGGGATGGCAAAGGCGATGAAGGCATGGATGGCGTCATCTACACTGGTGAACCAGACGGCGAGGgtgacgatgacgacgatggCAGGCGCGTCAGTGAGCCGGCCCGCAAGAGACAAAACACGGGCAACTCAACCCAAGGTTCGTATCATCAGCACTCCAGCACTTATCCGCCCATCGCTGCCAACCGGAGCTCGAGTACGCAGAACAACCTCCGGCCCTACTATCCAGGCTCATCTGCGCAACCCACTAACGTTTCGCCCAAAGCAGCCCCGTCCAGCATTTCATCCATCCACAACGCAAACACGCAGCCGAATGTCTTTGCGCAGGGCGGCATGACCGAAAGCCCAAGGCCACTCTCGCCAGGCCAGCAGGAGCAGCACCGTCTTGGTGCACCAGAAAACAGTCTGCCAGGCTCCCGTTCGCCGAGCCTGTCACATCACATTCATCAGCAAAATTACGCCCGTGGTCGAGGAACCCCTCCCATCGGCCTGGCCCCTCCTGGTGCAACTAACGGGCCCCATCTGCCCTCATTGCCTGGACTTAGCCCTATGCCCCCAAAGCAGGGTTCGCAAGGCGGCAAGAGCAATGGCCCCAGCATGCTCCAGCACCAGACCATGGCAGCCCCTGGAAGCAGCTCGCAACCTGGAAGCATGTCGAGTCACGGGGGTAGTGGCAGTAGCATGCGCGAGGTACTGAGCAATCAGGTTGATGTGTGGCAATATGTTCGTGAAATTGAGACTCGCATGGCAAGGATGGAGAAGGAGCATAATGAGAAGATCTCGACGTTGCAAAACGAGATCACGACGCTTCGTGCTCAGCTGGCTCAACAGCACGTCAACAACACGCAAGGCCAACAAGGGCACTAG